The genomic interval CAAAAACTAAAGCTCTGTATTTAACAGCTCTCAAGAATGAAGCCTGGGACACCtcgggggctccgttggttaaacatcagcTTCCAGCTCAGCTTGTATCTCACGgctcgagtcccacatcagacctgtgctgacatcttggagcttggagcctgcttcagattctgtctccctctctctgcccttcccccactcgcactctatctgtctctctctcaaaaataaataaacattaagcaacaACAACACAAAGAATGAAGCCTGCCAACAGCCACATGAGCAGGTTAGAAGCAGATCCTTTGATCGCCCATGAACATTGAGATGTCTGTACCTGTTTCAGTGCAATCTTTACAAAGATCTTGAGACATAATCACCACGCTAAGCTGTTTCTGGAAACCTACTCATAGagtctgtgagatcataaagGTTTTATGCTTTTACCTCTCAGaataatttgttatgcagaaaaaaattaattcaatattctgttttatattctctATCTTTTAATTGCCATGTTTACATTTAATGATTAACTTACACTTACTGAAATTATAGTATGACTGTGTTTAAAACTGCCacattgttggggcacctaggtggctcagtccattgagtgtccagctcttgatttcaactcaggtcatgatctcacatttcatgagtttgaaccttcCTCAAACAACcccactgtaagcacagagcctgcttgggattctctttatccctccctctctcttcccctctcttgcctctcaaaaataaataaataaactttcaagcaaacaaacaaaaaactgccaccttattattaattttttatattttctccctgcctttgtttcattttccttcctttagcttatatttttatgattacattttatcTGCCCCtttggttatatatatattttttgttcttctgcAGGCTTTATAATATAACTCTTTAACTTTCATGTACAGTGTAACTCTGACAATCTTATACTaatatttcccccttcccatacTTTGGGCTATTGTCATTCTTTCTGCAATGCAATAAACTGCACAATacattattacttttgttttaagcAGTAAATTATCTTTAGCAGAGattaaaaactgaaggaaaatattttacatttacccACAAATTTACAAATTCTATACTCAGtttattcctttgtgtagatTCAAATTTCTATCTTGTACACTCTTCCTTTTACTGGAACAATGTTGtatatttctcaaaaaagttCTGCTGAactttatccatgttgtagcataagttcattctttattccattttttgccaaagtaatattccatcgtatgtGTATGCTACATaatgtttatccatccatcagtttataaacatttgggttgtttttaccttttggttACTATGAGTAATGCTGCATTGAAGATTTGTGTGCAAGTTTTTTGCATTGAAATTTTTCAATTATCTTGCATATATGTCTGAGAGTAGGCTTGCAGAATCAAATGAAAACTCCAGCCTTACCTTTTGCAGGAATTGGTGGAATATTTTCCCAGGTAtttgtaccaatttgcatttccactagcAGTGTAGgagagttccaatttcttcatatcCTAACCAGCATTTGTTAACATGTCTTATGTTCATTTTGGTCTTTTATTGGGTGGGAAGTGGTAAGTTAtggtggttctgatttgcatttccttgaggGCTGTTAAGATTAAACACCTTTCCATGTGCTATTGAACATTTGTGTATCCTTTTAAATGTACttaggagaaatgtctattcaactctgttgtccattttttaattgggttaatGGGacttttttattgagttgtagaTACTCTTTCTATATTGACAGCTACCTTGATTGGGAGGCTGCAGGTTGTCAAAGCTACCCGTGGAGCTGAGGTGAGTTGGACTGTATTGAATGGGATAGTTTAACTGTCACAAGAGAGCCGTTCTTCCCGAGATTcagcatgttttgttttgttttgttttggggtgttttaaaataaataaatgctccttGGATTTTTGCAAATCTGTGGTTAATTAGGAGAGCTTTTGAAAAGTTGATTTCTGATCACTGTTTTGCTGCTTCTGTGAAGGGATAAAATTCTGAGTCTACTTATTCCATCATTTCAGAAGCCTTGCCTATGcttcatactatttttttctttttaaaaaactattgtaGTTTAGAACTTATACACACTTCTAGTTAGTATTATTGTGCTACCCTGAAACTCGatggttaaaacaaaaaccattttattatgttcattGATTCTGTGGGTCAAAGTTAACAGAGCATAGTAGGATGCGTTACCTCTTCTATATCTGAGCCCTCATCTGGGAAGACATGAAGCTGGGAGTGAGTTCTCACTGGCTAGCTTCTCCTTCTTACCCTCTTTTATggagtccatttttaaaaacgtactgtaaatgttattcctTATGATTTCGGACTTCTTCTTGCCAATCTGTAGTCATCTTTTGAGTGATTTTATCTCATTGCTTCAGTTAATAGCTCCTGAAATCTATATTTAAAGCACATTTTCCCCCCAAGCTTCACGCCTGTTTATGGCCAAAAAGTCTAAACCCAACATGTCATAAATGTTCCTTTCCAAACCTATGTCTTGCTGCATTTCATAATAAATGATTGCATTGTTCAGCAGTTTCTCCAAGTAAGAAAACTTGGAATGATCCTTTCCGCTTAAACCCCAAATTGATTggacttctttcattttctttatttattttttttccataatattttattgtcaaattgttttccatacaacacccagtgctcttcccctcaagtgccctccaccatcaccaccaccaaatcAGAATTCTCAcctaaatttttatcttttccagataTACGCTGTAGCTGTAGGTAAAAAATACACTCAGTGGAGACTTTAAATTCTACACATCAAGTATTTGCTGATGGAAATGTCTACAATACATAAGAAAGTCATGTCAATAATTATTCAATATTATGGTAGAATTAATGTGGAATGTGGAAAACAAGAAACACAATAAGTTCATTGAAGACAGGGACAAGGACAGAGTATTAAATACTGAATTATAAGATGAaggcattaaataaaattcttaagaacCAGGAGAGAAAACCTTTGAAATGGCTGCCTATGATCAGAATTAATTATGATAAAAGGTTGGCTCTAGAATTAGAAatggcttttctttgttttctttggacatTGTTGTATTCTTCCAAACAATCGTATACtttatagtaagaaaaaaatactttaacaatgtttttaactttcttttattctcatcACATTTTACTCCCTATTAAGTTTTGATTGTTCTTATTCGTAACACGAATACTGTTGTGTTATGTGTTAAGGTATTTATGACTTTGTGTCCGGAGACTTGAGCACATTTTTGCTAAAATTATGGAAAAGTAGCATAAACCATGTCTAATGACTGGTGTGTAAAATATCATGTGAAATAACTAGGCGACTGCACAAGGCAAATAAATACGCGAGAGATAAATGGAAGTATCAAAGATGGGAGTGTTTGTCATGTGGGGAAAGGAGAACTTCTGCCAGTTTAAAAAATAGGCTACGacttttctttattcctcttgGACTAATCTAACACTGGACTCACTAGCTGCCGTGATGTAGTTGTGTAAGCCAGAAGGCCAGAAGACACTCAcatgaaaacagatttaaaaaaaagagaaagctcatTTTTATTAACAGTATTGTTACAATCTAATTTTGTGTAGTCTAGTGGGCTTATCACTTACGTCGTGGGAACTAGTGCTGATGGGCTTGGGGAGTGGCTTTTGGTAGTCCCGGACCACGCAGCAGGGCTCCGCACTGCAGTAAGTATATATGTATTCCCAGCTGTTGCATGAAACCTTGCAAGCACCACGAACAAGgtaacattctctttttctctctacatcttcttttgcctttttctgtgaaactaggaaaaaatatctgtgatCATACATTCAGATTTAATCCCCTTGCATAGATGGTGGATAGataaataaagctgtttaaagTATAGAATGAAACCATTTGTTTCTAAAATCATGTCCAGGCAGCTGTATGAAAAAGTTTAGATGTTATCCCTTACAACTTTTTACAATATAAATATTCGTCCAACAATAGTTCCTTTGCcactagctttaaaaaaataaattatcattaaatATGTAATCTGTGCATGCTTCCTCAAGAGTAAAGAGAAAGCATGTGAAAAAAATAGTCTACCTGATTTGTGCTCTAAATAGCCATCCTCCTCCAATATCCCCTCTCTCCCACAACTTACTGGACCAGCTGTAGAAAGCTTAACTTTGCAAAGTTATAGTATCAGTTCattaaatcacatttaaaaagaagaggcagTAGGAAGCATATAAGAAGTCATAGTCTCATCAAACAAAATAACAGATTTAATTCTATCTACATCTTGGgattttgttttgcctttatcTTCTCAACTGtcagtttcattcatttcttctttcatgcaAAATAGAGTGAATTGCATTttaaattcatatgaaatctcCTAACAataatttacttgttttgtttttgccaatgTAAAggattcataataaaaacccacatttctttcttccctccttttccatATTAGCAAATATTACCTGATGGACCACAAGACACAGTGAAGACAAAGGTCAGGAAAATACAAAGGATCTTCATTGCTGATGTTGTTACTTGAGTGAAGTTGAGGCAGACCTCAAAATGTCTGAGAGTTGTGCTACTCTTTAATAAAAGATAGATAAACTCTTGTTTTTATAGCCTTCTCAAGGTGATTACCATTCTGATTAATGCTGTCTTTCAAGATTGAGCACATATTCATGTGTTGTGTAATAGCAACAAACAGAATAGTGAACTTAGCTCTGTTATAACCTCAGTGAGCCAAATGTGAACTCATTTTCAGTTATACAAGCAAATAATAGGGTGTAAGtcgttttaactttttaaaatgtttaaatgttaaataaatgtttatttattttgagagggagagagcgagcaggggaagggcagagaggcaagaagaaagagaatcccaagcaggctttgtgctgtcagcgcagagccgaaCATAAGGCTcaatttcacaactgtgagatcatgacatgagctgaaatcaagagttggttacttaaccaagtgagtcacccaggcacccctaaatttttttatttcaaagcatATTATCAACATCATCTATATTTTCAGTCACATGCTtttttgagcatctattatgtgccaggcagtcAGTGTTCTAAACATTTTGTATGGATTAAGTTGCTCAATCATGAAAAATTCAATGACATAGGAACTTCCACTTCTTTTCCAGTGAAGGCACAGAGgggttatgtgtgtgtgtcaaatCGGACATGTAGTGGTCGATAAAGCAGAGGTGGACTCCAAGGCATTGTGATGCCAGAATCTATACTCTTACTTTTTCCGCTCTCATAATTGAGTAAGTAAAAGGGTGTTTATCATGTGAAGTTTTTCTCTGTATATGTGGTCTAAACCAGACAGTTTCTGGGATGCAATTTTTCTACAAAAGAAACTATTTCTATAACATAGTTTTGGTACTATTAAGTTAAAAATTACCACAGTGATGCCATAAGAATAAGCAGTATAATCCCTTACATGTAGTGACTTACTCACAGGGGTTCCTCATTCATAGGGGAAAGCAGTGTGCTAAAAGTTGAAAGATCCTTGGATTTAAGGATAGAAATAATTCTGGCTAATGGCTCTTCTGTTTACTAACTATAGATTTGAGACTAATATTCACTAACTGAACCTCAAGAGTCTCTTTTTCAAGCCTGGTTTGGTAGGACCAGCCATATTTAGAGGTTTAAGGTTAGAATTAAATAGGGGTTTGTAAGataatttacatatacatataaatactttGGCTGGGTGtgaaaattcaaaaagatatatccTTACAACTTAATGATTTATGTTCTAATTCTGtcactttggaaaaacaaattataagGTTATTCTATAAcctgggttttaaaaataatctagtttgttaattctctgctttatttcttatCCAAAAGGTGCTGATATTATTTATGGCCACATCATGGAAAATCCATTTTCTTAACATCTTTCTAAAAACACCAAAAAGGGacactttataatttctttaattagtgtttttctatttttgaataatttttaaaatttacatcaaagttatttagcatatagtgcaacaatgatttcagttaGTAggctccttaatgccccttaacTGTTTAGCCCATTCCGCCTTcaacaacccctccagcaacctctgtttgttctccatatttaagagtctcttattttttttaatgattatttatttttgagagacagaacacaagcagaggagggcagagagagaagacacagaatttgaagtaagctccaggctctaaactgtcagcccagagaccaatgcagggctcgaattcaagaactgtgagatcatgacctgatctcaaaagttggtcactcaaccaacggagccacccaggtgccccttacgagtctcttatgttttgaccccttccttgtttttatattatttttgcttcccttctcttatgttcatctcttttgtatcttaaagtcctcatatgagtgaagtcacatatttgtctttctgactgacttatttcacttagcataataccctctggttccatccacatagttgcaaatggtaagatttcattctcaaTAAAAGGACCTTTAAACTGCTGTAGATTTACTAGGACCTATTGTATATAAGCAGAACAAACTAACAGatatgaaaagagaataaaaaattaatgaaatgttatAATACATTAGCATAGTGATGGCAGAATAAGAATGGTCATACATTACAGCTGTGTCCATTCCGTCCGGTCCGCCTAAAGTAAGCCACTCCTATCCGGCTGGTCCATCAGCCAAACTCTTATAGACTGGAGagccttcttttctctccttgctgAAATGTGCAGCCGTCCCTAGTGACATGTGAATCACACCAAACAACAATAAGAATCTGAGTGATTATCGTCTCAATTTTAACAAGGAAGTACTATAAGTAGAGCCAAACTGGGCACACAGGACAGAATATatcaatttaatgtttaaaatagatGTTGTAGggctttatttgagagagatccAGATTCCAGATTTctactaataaaaacaaaatttgttttaaggaagaaagacagagacaaagtatgGGGAGAAGGACAAAAATGAGACTGCAAGTAGTAgtgattaagaaaaagagaagatacagaggaattttgctttttaaaatttttatttctttttttaaggggGAGAGAATTGACCTGAAGTATATGAACCAAATGATAATGAGTAAGCCCAACATCCTTTTATTTAAGTAAGAGTTTTGGATTCCTAGATGAGAAAatgctttcacttttctttttataaggttAGATGATTAAAGCTAGTAATTATCTGCTCCAAAGCCACAGATTGGGACCCTTGACATTGTAAACACTTGGTGAAGAACACATGGCTAGGCTATGGGGATTTGGAGTTGATGTGCACCCACCAAAGGAGCTAGTTGAGAATGCTAGAAAAGGTTATGATGTTAGGAAGAGAGTTggtcaagagaaaataaaaatgaaatactattctcTGACAGGAGTTTCCAGTAAGAACTTAACACTTTCTACCACTTCTCTGCATAAAGCCTTGATTTGTTGGTCTGGCATTGGGGCTTAGCTTTCACATTTCAGTAAATAAGAGCCTGCAACAGCCCTAAGGTCTCTTTCATTGTAAAACTATGATGCTGTTTCCATTATTTGTTCTTCACTACCAGACACCATGAATTATTTCACCACCACACCCCAAAATTGTATATTTCATTTCACCCATGGCTGCAAAGCTTAATTTTATACACCAGTGGGCAGATTGATTGGCActtttggaaattttcaaattGGTAAGACTCATAAAacctttttatagatgaggacaatGAGAATTAAATTATTAAGAGAACAAAAGATTGCATAGGTGTCAGTGGCTGGATCTTTTGGTACAATTTCTACTTCTCTCCACTATAAAAAGTTTTTATGCAAGCTGTGACAGTTATTGATGGTTCATACGTTTAGAAGCCATGAGTCCCAAAGCTTAGCCTCTTTGTCCTGTCTGATCCTGCTGCACTTTGAAAACATCTGTTAAATGCTTATTAAGTGCAGGGCTCTGGTCTGTGTAATTTACAAATAGAATGTGTTTAAATCTCATGAAAGCCCTAGAGAATAGGAATAATGTTTAGCCCCATTTTCACATACAAGGAAACTGACACACATAGacttaagtaacttacccaaagtcAACCACTAATTAGTAAGTAGTGAGACTGAAATTGAACATGGCCTATTTTTAGAGTCCACACTCTAAACCATTATTATTATGCTGGAACCTTGCAGAGAAAACACTCCTAGGAGACCATTTTTAGGAGAATCTAGAGAAAATTTGGAGAATAGCAAAAACTGATCTTTCCTTTCATTCCAACAACTATTTTTACAACCAAGTCTGAGTCTCCCTTGACATTCTAGAAGTAGAGGAGACCTTCTCCCATTATGAATTCTCACTGAAGATTAGTGAAAGACAAGTTCTCATGCAGAACTCTGGTGCAACTTGTAGCCATTGTTCTATATTAAGCCATAAATGGGTGTGAAGGGCAAaggtataaattttatttatttatttatttatttaaaaaattttattcagattccagttagttgacatgcagtgtaatattagtttcaggtgtaaactGTAGTGATTAATTACTTGCATAGAACTCCCGGTGCTCATCACACACAGTGCACTCCTAAGTCCCCATTGCCTATATAACcatcccaacccccccccccacaccataACCATCAGTCTATTCTCTATTGGTAAGGGTTAAAGTTGataacctgggtggcacagttggataagcatccgacttcagctcaggtcatgatctcatggttcatgggttcaagtctcgtgtcaggctctgtgctgacagctcagatcctggatcctgatcttgcttctgattttgtgtatctctctctctctctctctctctctctctctctctctgcccctctcctgctcatactctgtctctctccctcaaaaataaacattaaaacatttttaaattaataaaacccTCAAATTTTAAGCCAACCTTAGAGATAACTATTAGAATATATGGTCTCATGGGATAATGTTATCCAGTATCTGTTGGTTTGTGTATGCTGTCTTAATCTGAAGGGAAAATTTATAGTTTACTAAACATATTTTTTGTACTACCCCATTACTCAAgaatctttttaacaaattacACCTACATAGTGATTTAGAAATATTAATCTGAAACTATATCCAGTGATCATTGCTTAAACAATGCTTAAGATGTTTAAGCAATACTTACTTattgaaaacatatttcttaTTGTTACTGATGCCTCTTCCTAATATCGGTTTATTAGACTATCACTTAAGTTACTGGTTATGGACCAATGGCATTCTATAAACTATCAGAATATCCTTCTTACTTTCTGGTATTATGTATCAGTAAGCTACCTCACACTAAGGATGTGGTAAAGTCCCCtttctaaggagaaaaaaaaacccttctaggTAACCTGGCTTTTTGCGTACATGaaaacatccctcatgaccttgcaACATGAGAACACataatcagactacatgtttgtgtgtgttaccatatatggaagacaaataattagaaaatatataaagaaaactatgCCACATGGcgtttggggctcagttcttcgGGTGCGAACCCAAGTGAGCAGCGCCGGCAgcaataaagttgcttcctgga from Suricata suricatta isolate VVHF042 chromosome 7, meerkat_22Aug2017_6uvM2_HiC, whole genome shotgun sequence carries:
- the DEFB113 gene encoding beta-defensin 113 → MKILCIFLTFVFTVSCGPSVSQKKAKEDVERKRECYLVRGACKVSCNSWEYIYTYCSAEPCCVVRDYQKPLPKPISTSSHDVSDKPTRLHKIRL